The segment TGCCTTGACCTGAATTGTTAAATAACTTTCCCATACAACCACTGTAAAGAAAACATACCACATAGaaacaacaaacataaaatcGACATTCCATAACTAGAAATATCAGCTAGTTGATATGGTACGCGGATAGTTATGGGTTTCTTACTAcacggattttattttatgacaaacGCTTTAGACTTTACAATATGCAGGGCTAAcacacatataattattttggtgtAGTAGATACTAAGAAAACTTTGCTTACCAATCAGCACTCTGTAACTGATTTACTACACTTCCCAGCTCACTCAAGATTCTCTGCTTGTCTAAAGACATTTTTACGAAATGttcttgaaaatgttttatgtacacatataaatttataacagttacaaaaactataaaatttagaGCATCCCTCAGTACTCAAATTTTGAACAGAATGAAATAATATGTCAGAGTTCAGAAGTGTTTTGTtcttgataatttatattttaattcttattttaaaataattgacgtTCATACCAGCCATAAATGTAATAGAAGTGTTGCTTTATTAAATCGACTAAaattagtaagtaataaatacgTTCATACTTTGAACTCTCTTTACTCTGCACATTTagttattgataatataaaattttgtctgtctcCGAACTCTATTAAAATGCTTTCGTTAAACCCTGTCGCGCTGTATTTTATCTCCATTTTGAAAAGCACATATTTGACAGCTGATGATTTCGACAAAAGGTATATCAAATGTCAATGTCCGCGTAATGTTGCCAAGCTAATAAGAAAAACGAGATTTAAAGATAAGTTAAAATTCTCTAACATTCGTggctattttttaaaaatattgtcagtttgcataaatgtaataatgaagCGTTTTGGATCACTTGAAATATAGTAATTTCGTGAAAATTGCAAAGacaatcttaaaataattttatactgaagacatgaaatatatatatttcttataatgtctatataaaaagtatgttttggtaaacaaaaaataaataatgctgtGTCAACGTAATGTCCAAAATAAGCAAATGAATATAATCAGGTCACTTTTTAccaaatattctattttattcacatcccaaaataattagattacatccatattttttattttatgtgagaAAAGTTAATAGCTTGAAAACTGTACGTAATTGTTAAAGTAGATTGTATTTCCTGGTGATCATTTTATAAAcagtacaaaattaaaatcttgttatttccaggaatataaaattttttggtaaaaaaaattgtcacggCAACACCATTGGTCACGTGACCAGGGGTAATTAAACGGAGTAAAGTTGGACTTTGTCAATTTATCAGCCGCTCACTTGGTGCATCTTTGTTATAAGATTAGTCGCCTATTTTATCTGTAGATATAACAGTTATCTTTTGTTCACAATAAAACCGCGCGTACCTCCAGCGAATTTCAATTTCATTGTGCCGCGAGAGTTCCGGATCGCCAAGCGTCTTCTACTTGAggtatagtaataattattttaccaaaatGCCTAGAAAAGTTTATGTTGTTGGCGTCGGAATGACGAACTTCATCAAGCCGTCGACTGGAGGCGACTATCCCGATTTCGGCAAGGAGGCTGTGCTGGCCGCACTGGCCGACGCGCGGATCAAATACGCACGACGTACAAGCAAAGCCATCTCGCGGCTATGTGTTCGGGGACTCTACCTGCGGCCAGCGCGTGCTGTACCAGGTGGGCATGACCGGCATCCCCATCTACAACGTGAACAACAACTGCTCCACCGGCTCCAACGCCCTGTTCCTCGGCAAACAACTTATCGAGGGCGGCATTTGTGACGTCGCGCTGGCTGTAGGTTTTGAGAAAATGGCGCCCGGAGCGCTCAGCGCCGGACACTTCGACGATAGAACTAACCCCCTAGACAGACACACTCTCAAAATGGGAGACATCACTGAATTAACCGGAGCCCGATCACTGCCCCCAATCACTCTTGGTAACGCGGCTATTGAACACATGAAGAAATACGGCACGACAGAGGTGCACCTTGCCAAGATCGCTGCTAAAAATCACCGTCACGGCTGCAAGAACCCTCGCGCTCAAAGCAAGAGGGAGTACACAGTTGAGGAGATCTTAAACTCCAGAAAGATTTACGGTCCTCTCACTAAGCTTGAGTGCTGCCCAACTAGTGACGGAGCTGGTGCCGCAGTACTCATGTCAGAGGAGGCTGTCAAACGCTATGGACTACAAGACAAAGCTGTAGAGATCATTGGTATGGAGATGGCGACAGACACACCAGCTGTTTTCCAAGAAAACAGTCTCATGAAGGTTGCGGGTTATGATATGACGGCTCTTGCTGCTAAACGGATTTACCAAAAGACTGGTGTCAACCCTATGCAAGTAGATGTGGTAGAGCTCCATGATTGCTTTGCTGCGAATGAGATGATTACTTATGAAGGCCTCCAACTCTGTGGTGAGGGACAGGCCGGCAAGTTCATTGATGCAGGAGACAATACGTACGGAGGCAGGGTTGTGGTTAATCCAGTGGTGGTCTGATTGCGAAGGGGCACCCTCTGGGAGCGACTCGGGCTGGCGCAGTGCGCCGAGCTCGTGTGGCAGCTGAGAGGCGAGGCTGGGAACAGACAGGTTGGTTCACACAGTTTTCCATTCGCTTGGGGACATGTGACGTCAGGATGATGGTAATGTATCTGGTCATGTTTGTGgaaccaaattcaaaattactcCTTGATCAACAACATCCCATTGGTTATTTTGTCTCAAATGTGTGTCATGTTGGTGAAGGCATGTTTTAGAAAGTTTATTGCTTTCACTTTCTTCCACTTTTATGCTTAAAGTTATGTTATACAGGGTTAAAAGTGAtttagaaaaattttaaaattaaaagtagagACAGAAAAGAAATcagataatatgtttttttttttacaatttaataattaagttctATTTAATTTAGTCTTTTTCTCAccattgttttgtaaaaattaaaattaaattttataatcacaGCAGTTTGCACTATACAACTATCTATATTTAACCCTGTATTCAACAAAAGCTGGTTTTCCATGTTGTATTGGAAACTTTGAAAGTTAAATAAGCAAGAAGCATTCTTTAATGTCATTATAATATGGAGAATGAACTTTATGGaaatttcaactttataataatatattagcatATTATTTATTCCCATTTAAAAAATTTCCTATCGTTTCGGATGTTTCCTTtactatactttataataagttaaacaacacaaaacaaacttatttttgccattaaatataatagactGGACTATGAGCGCAGCTTTGCTCACATGTAAAGCCTTTTCCTCTACAAAAATCCCCAAAACAACATGCAATACTGGCAccctctatttaaaaaatctgaaaagcAGTTTAATTTTCTCATGGGACCAAATTACCGGTATCAAAAGTAGATGTTTTAATCTGTACATGATCTACCTGTATCCAAATATGTTCAGTTGTATCTGCATTTActttaaacaaacatacaaatatccaaacat is part of the Manduca sexta isolate Smith_Timp_Sample1 chromosome 10, JHU_Msex_v1.0, whole genome shotgun sequence genome and harbors:
- the LOC119188951 gene encoding non-specific lipid-transfer protein-like; amino-acid sequence: MTGIPIYNVNNNCSTGSNALFLGKQLIEGGICDVALAVGFEKMAPGALSAGHFDDRTNPLDRHTLKMGDITELTGARSLPPITLGNAAIEHMKKYGTTEVHLAKIAAKNHRHGCKNPRAQSKREYTVEEILNSRKIYGPLTKLECCPTSDGAGAAVLMSEEAVKRYGLQDKAVEIIGMEMATDTPAVFQENSLMKVAGYDMTALAAKRIYQKTGVNPMQVDVVELHDCFAANEMITYEGLQLCGEGQAGKFIDAGDNTYGGRVVVNPVVV